The following proteins come from a genomic window of Lolium rigidum isolate FL_2022 chromosome 5, APGP_CSIRO_Lrig_0.1, whole genome shotgun sequence:
- the LOC124652840 gene encoding uncharacterized protein LOC124652840, whose product MASNFVDTTGEEGTFRSTTPTGAAASSPRVMRRSFSSASSGSHGGGAGRCVCAPATHAGSFKCRFHRTNSQGHGHPNPSPPVSPAGASAASPPESSPTSSQ is encoded by the coding sequence ATGGCGTCCAACTTCGTCGACACTACCGGCGAGGAGGGTACCTTCCGCAGCACGACCCCCACGGGAGCCGCGGCGTCCTCCCCGCGCGTGATGCGCCGGAGCTTCTCATCCGCGTCCTCGGGcagccacggcggcggcgcgggcaggtGTGTCTGCGCGCCAGCGACGCACGCAGGATCGTTCAAGTGTCGCTTTCACCGCACCAACTCCCAGGGCCACGGGCACCCCAACCCTTCCCCTCCGGTCTCTCCGGCCGGGGCCTCCGCCGCGTCCCCGCCGGAATCGTCCCCCACCTCCTCGCAGTGA